In Acanthochromis polyacanthus isolate Apoly-LR-REF ecotype Palm Island chromosome 9, KAUST_Apoly_ChrSc, whole genome shotgun sequence, the DNA window ttcaaagatgttaatcccatatggaaatgcggcacaaaaaaggaataatcagtagactaaataaatcaaacttagaagctgcttatcatggtgatcagagaaacctgacatcacaacaggtcaacacaacaaacagttgcaGGAAAAGGGTCCCTAAAACTTGTTGTGCTGATTGACACCATCTCTTTGGGAGTGTAATCAAAAGACGACCTTgtaagctttcaaatgagccatACCATGTCGAAATCTATGCATTACAAGGAAAGTTATGAgcggaaaactgtggctgtgtaATGGTCTCGCATATACCAGACgttgtttgtttacaacttcactcccgttccaagatggcggccggtGACGCATCGCCAGCCTATGCTGGACAACGGCGCGAGGCTTCTATGATTTCTATGCGTTTGGCTCCCTTACTATTCGGTAGCTTCTGCTCTTATTCATCAAAATGCATCTCCTGTCCATACCTCTTAGCTTGTGAGTCTTCCTGAGGCCaaactgctgctgaaggaggaTGACGAGCTCATCAAGGAGGTCTTTGACTACTGGAGCCGCaagaggaaaaacagcaaaGCCAACTCTCTGATCCCCAACGTCAAGCAGGAGAAACGAGACGGCTCCAGCACCAGTGACCCCTACGTGGCCTTCCGACGGCGCACCGAAAAGATGCAAACTAGGAAGGTCAGTAGTCTCGTTCTTTTAGGTGGTTTGCATGTGGCTGCTGTGTGTACCAGATCAGTCCCCCTGCAGTTAAACGTCTTGGGTGTTTTTTCAGCACAGAACGTTTTCTTAACATTCAGATTGTTGCAgattgtttcttttattaaatGGGATTTGTTGGTTGAGTATTGATAGTTTCATTGTGGTTTGCTCTGATGTGGGGATTGCTGTGGGAATTAGAGATTCTTTGTGTGAGAATGTATATATCTGTGTCTCCTCTTAGCCAGAGAATCACACTGTTTCAGGAAATATCTTGCCATGGTTGGCCGGTTTCCTCCATAAATTTCACACAGTGATTAAATTTCACTGTGTCCCTGTCTTTTGTCAGACATGGTCAGATTAGTGAGATCTGTTTTGTGCTGTTAACACTATACATGCCAAACCTGTTATTTAGACCTCTCTATATCTGTGTGACCGACTGACAAAAGAAGAATGTGTCGGGCTCTGCTAGCACCTGAGTTTGGTGGCAGACTGCCGGTGAAACATGGTGTCAGACAGTCGGTGCAGCTTTTACTAATGCTGTCTGTCCCCAAAGAGTGAAGTGTGCGCTCGAGTCTGCTTTAAATTGTTCTCTGTCTGCTCCACAAACTGTGCTTCTCTTTGAACTGGTGAATAACAGAAATGCTGTGGATGGATCACTGCATGAACTTAATTAAAAAAGATCAGAAACTACCCTTCTAACCCAAAGCAGGGATTAAATCGTGATGACATTgcgcttattcaaaaatagttttaatttgACAGCAATTCTAGCtcattatttttctaatttaatgatgtttaagaccTGAATACGGTGGAGAATCGTGACTTCATGAGACTATAGTTTGCTCTCAACCCTCATCTGAaggatgtacacacgtggacaaaattgttggtacccctcagttaaagaaggaaaaactcacaattctcactgaaatcacttgaaactcacaaaagtaacaataaataaaaatttattgaaaattaaataatcaaaaacagccattacttttgaattgttgattaacataattatttaaaaaaacaaactaatgaaacaggcctggacaaaaatgatggtacctctataaaagattgaaaactatttgaccagagtgacatgattaactcaggtgtgtcatttaattgacatcacaggtgtttccaaactcataatcagtcagtctgcctatttaaagggagacaagtagtcaccctgctgtttggtgaaaaggtgtgtaccacactgaacatggacaacagaaagcgaaggagagaattgtcccaggacatccgaaaaaaaatgatagacaaacatcttaaaggtaaaggctataagaccatctctaagcagcttgaagttcctgtgacaacagtggctcatattattcagaagttcaagacccacgggacagtagccaacctccctggacgtggccgcaagaggaaaattgatgacaaattgaagagacggatcgttggaattgtatccaaagagcccagagcaacctccaaagaaattaaaggtgaactccaaggccaaggtacatcagtgtcagatcgcaccattcgtcgtcgtttgagccaaagtggacttcatgggagacgaccaaggaggacaccactgctgaaaaaaactcataaaaaagccagactggaatttgcaaaaatgcatgttgacaagccacaaagcttctgggagaatgtcctttggacagatgagaccaaactggagctttttggtaaggcacatcaactctatgttcatagactcaaaaaccaagcatacgaagaaaagaacactgtccctacggtgaaacatggaggaggctcagtaatgttttggggctgctttgctgcatctggcacagggtgtcttgaaagtgtgcaaggtacgatgaaatctgaagactatcaaggcattctggagagaaatgtgctgcctagtgtcagaaagcttggtctcagtcgcaggtcatgggtcttccaacaggacaaccatccaaaacacacagccaaaaacacccaagaatggctgagagaaaagcgttggactattctaaagtggccttctatgagcccagatctgaatcccattgaacatatgtggaaggagctgaaacatgccatttggagaagacacccatcaaacctgagacaactggagctgtttgctcatgaggagtgggccaaaatacctgttgacagctgcagaacgctcattgacaaatacagaaatcgtttaattgcagtgattgcctcaaaaggttgtgcaacaaaatattaagttatgggtaccatcatttttgtccagccctatttcattagtttgttttttaaaataattatgttaatcaacaattcaaaagtgatggctgattttgattatttaattttcaataaatttttatttattgttacttttgtgagtttcaagtgatttcagtgagaattgtgggtttttccttctttaactgaggggtaccaacaatttcgtccacgtgtgtatatgccACCAAGTGGTCATTGAAAGAATGTTAACTTTATCATCGTCAAAcctgttttttggggggggggtttgtCCAAGCAACTTTATATCTGTTAACAAAAACGTCCAGATGTTGATTTCCGCTTTTAGTTTACATAATTGAAATGTAATTCGAAGTTACTTTAATTGCAAATGAAATGGTTAGAATTATACATCAGCATGGAGCTCACAACACTCAAGTGCTAAAATTATGCTTTTTGTCACTTGTTCTTGTTATGAAGTattactgatttattttctgttttccgtcaACCCTCAGAATCGTAAGAATGACGAGGCGTCCTATGAGAAGATGCTGAAGCTCCGTCGGGATCTCAGCCGAGCCGTCACCATCCTGGAAATGATCAAGAGGAGGGAAAAGAGCAAGAGAGAGCTGCTGCACCTCACACTGGAGATTTTCGAGAAGAGGTAAGCCTGCACAAATAATGCATTAGTCCAGAAATAAAACGGCTTGATAGCAGGCTGACGGGGAGGGTGACACTGTAAAGGAGACAGGTGAGCGACTATGAGAGCGTGTTAAATTGTGATAAAAGTAAAGTTGAAGCTCCTTATTTTGTAGGACGCTTTGCTTTTTAACACCTCTTTCCACTGTTGTCATTCGAGGACAGAAAGTACTGTGCAAAATCCAGTAATCTGAAATGTGGAGACAGTTGgtcagtctgtttttgtgaACCTTTTTTCCTCAACGAATCTCccgtgcttcttttttttcccctagaAATGTCATGTCAGACTTTGGTGGTGAGGTGATGGCAGAGGTTCTGGCTGAACGGGCGCTGGTCAGGCCACAGATCATTCCCCTGGTCCCACTAACTAACCAGTACCGACACCAGGACCACATGGACCTCAAAGACTACAAGTCTAAGGTAAGGCCTTCTATGTGATGGTAATTACAAAATGTATTACTCTATAAATATCAGATTACACATACATTGAAGTCATTTCTGTGCAGAAGAAAAAGTTGTCATTTACAAttgtatgtttgtgttctttttcagattttgtttgGATATAGTAGaaatgaatgtgtatttttaaccATGATACACGCACGCATTTTAAACACTAACCTGCTTAAAATACAGCcaagaaatttaaatgaaagTAGGGCATTTTGCAAAGGTAATATTCTGGATATTTTAAGAAGATTAATGTGCAAGATTAAGGATTGGCCTTGGGCAGCTGTCTCTGAAGGTGTGTTGCAGTGTCTTAAAGATCGCCTCTCTCCTTCTAGCCCGAGAAGACAGAAGTTCCCCGGCAGAAGAGGAAGTACGAGAAGAAGCAGAAGGTGCTCCCTCTTTCGTCGGGCACCCCTCACCATCCAGGTCCTGTCGTCTTCAACGCCAAGGACCTGAACCAGTATGACTTCCCCAGCTCAGATGACGAGCCCTTCTCCCAGGTACATGTAcgctacacaaacacaggaggTCAGTCATGCAGAGCCAAGCAAAGCCCAACTGCCAAAAGTTAAGATTGTCTAATGAAAGCTGTTTTTAGGTGTTTCTGGATATGTTGAAGTGAGTTCTCCACATAATACTGTTTCTTTCTGTAGataagtgtttttgtgtcttgccTTTTTCAATGTTTCCTCGAAATAGATTTCTGAAATTCTGCTTTTTAAGTGGCAGCAATTGTTATGTCCTGATAAGGTTTCTTGGctaccaaacaaaaaaaataacaagcaGCTTGCTGAACAGGTTGGATTTCTGCACAACAGGATGGATAGGAAAGTCCACCTCACTTCTCTGTGAAttagtgagacaaaaaagttgaaCTGCTATAATGATTTAGCAGCAGTTTACAACCAGCCATAAACCCCTCATGTCACCCCACTGCCCAGATCACTTCACTGGCTGCCAGTTGCTGCctgcataaaattcaaaactctgacacttgcATTCAAGACTACAATGAAAACGGCTCCCTCCTATTTGAACTGTGTCATTCAGGTCTGCACTCCCTCCCTGCTCACGGTACTCGGCCAACAGAAGGCCCCTGATAGAACCACCACTACAGGGCCAGTCCATAGCTAGGCTCTTCTCTGTGGTTCCCCGGTGGTGGAACGAGTTACCAAACTGTTTGATCTGCAGAGTTACTCTGTCTTTAAGAAAGACTAAAAatcagctcttcactgaacatcTTTGCGCCTCAAagattgcaaaaacaaaaaaaacatcccattACCTTTGCACTGCCTGCAGGCACCACGGTCCTATCATCATcagacttgttttatggctcttatccaggttttCTCCTGAtgagatccttgcttgtgttgcatcTACTCTCTGATGTAcctcactttggataaaagcatctgctaaatgaaattgtagaatagTTGTAAATATAGCATAATGTGAAATGGTTTACAGTAAATAGATGACAGTAATATAATggtgaagaaaataaaacttgtacTTGTAGAGTATATTTCCCTTGCTGCCTCTCCAGAACGCCTATAGCTACACAGCAACACATGCTGGAAACACCATTTATTACAGTGTGTCTTCACCATTTGGCAGCCCCTCAGCACTGCAGTTTCCCCAAACCTTCTCCACACCTCCACTAGTGGAGTGATTTTTACAGACGATCATTTCTACTGCAGTCACTGCACTCTGCCCTCAGTGCTGACAAATCTGCTCAAAATTGCAAAACCACGTGgtgaaaaacaatattaaaaccaGAATCTCTGGCTTAACGACTATAAATTCTGCACATTCACCAACCTTCcccctgacctctgacctcttctGTCCACAGCTGCACTCGGGCTCTTcagaagcagaggaggagaacGATCCAGATGGTGCCTATGCCTTTCGCAGGAAGGCCGGCTGCCAGTACTATGCTGTAAGAAACAATCCACAGAGTTTATAGCAAATTAAAGGCTCATGTTCTGTAATAAATCATGATTATAGTGGTGTATTAAAGGAACATATATATTGCCTTGTAGACATGCAGATCTTAAAAAATGTGTCCCGGGATGCAATCCGGTAGTGCTAAAGTCAAAAATCTAGCCCACCAACATAGTTAATGGTCTTTGCTTGCTGGTTGAAATGGGAATAAATCTCTGTCGCCTTCATTACACTGATTGCGAGACCAAAGCATAATAGATAATCATTGagtttaaattagtttttaaattaagTCATTATCAAGCTGGAGAAAtcaatttttgtaatatttagaatTAAATCCTTACACAGCATTTTGCAAGTTTAAGTCGATACATGgggctttgctttcactctctGCAGTCAGACTGAGGCTCAGTTCCTCGGCCTCTAAATCAACCAGTTACCGATTCCAGCGGTCAGACATATTACACCCTGAGAATAGTAGTGAAAAAGGTGGTTTTCATTGTTGTCTGTGTCCAGGCTCATCAGGATCGGGTGGGTAGCTGGCCGTGGTGTGGTCCCTGGGAGGACGGTTTGGCAGAAGCTCGCTTTCGCTACAGTCTCACAACACTCACCATGCCGAGGCGATGCCTGGGCATGGCTCGACGCCGCGTGGGACGAGGCGGCAGGTTGGTTAAACTCCTGgttttcagtttgtgcatatgcCAGTACTGTGCTTTGAGAACAATGTGATCAACTATCCAGGGTTTTCCTGGCTCAGAATGGGCCATCCTGTTTGTAGGAAAAATCCGTagtgaaaatattttgttgcTAGCTTGTGCGACTTTTGTTCCTCAACAGTTCAAGAAGAACTGCTTAAATTCTGGCGTTGCTTGTTTTCACATCATCAGTGGCTGTCTGCTCAACCTTCTTGGATTTGTCTGGAAACTTTAATTCTCATCACAAGCTATTTATGTTTACAGTATAttctaatatttaaaaatgattaaaagaaaCCCGTGTTCGCATACTGGATTTGTAAGCTCTGATGACATCTCAGGAACTGTTGAAAACATAACCCTCAgattttcagttatttatcatcatgtcattgattcagaatcttaaataaatgttcaaattctGTCTGATTGTCAGTATGTTGCAGTGAAATATCAATTCAAACAGCCACAAGTTtcaatacataaaaaaaagctAAGATTTGAATCTGcaggcttttttaaaatgtctgggCAAGCTAAGTTTTTACAAacatcttttttaaatgttcatgttttatgTCCATTCAGTTAAATCAGAGCTTGTTGAGCATAAATTTGATGGTGTGAGATGAAATAGTCCTACTGTTTTATAATAATAGATAGTGGCAGTCCTAGTGCATAGATCTGTAAGAGAAGGGCCTTAAAAGCTGGagtgaaaagctttttttttttttttttaaatgagttgtttattttttttttttttttttggcaaatgagCCCCAGTGTCTGAGCAAAAGACCTGACCTTCTCCTCGTCTCTCAGGGTGCTGCTGGACAGGGCGTACACGGACTATGACAACATTTTCCATGGACTGGATGCAGAAATGCTCGACctgcctcttcctccctctccccctcctcctacAACTACTTCACGCTCGCCGGCCACCGACAAGTTTGCCAGTACCTCAGAAACAAATACCTCGGACAGAAGTTCCTCCTCCTTCAACTCCTCTCTTTCCCCTTCCTCTCCCTGTTCCACGGACCTCAGTCAGATACTGTTGAATATAAAGTCGTGCCGATGGAGGCACTTTAGACCACGGACACTACCACTACATGAGCTGGACAATGCCCACCCCCTATTCAGGAGGTTGAGCCGAGGCCTGAAGCGCCCGGTCTCTGCCTCCACAGCTGGGGGACAGCCCTATGGCTCCCAACGCCCGGGGAGGGTTGTCCCTGCACCCACGCCCATTGCTGGTAAGTGGCCTCGCTGCTTTCTGATGCACACTGtggatgttttctgttgttctgaGGTTGCTTTAAATACTTGACAACAATGGTAGCTTGGGGATGCGCACCaccttttcagctgctttgcaATGC includes these proteins:
- the LOC110954668 gene encoding enhancer of polycomb homolog 1-like isoform X1 is translated as MSKLSFRARALDASKPLPVFRCEDLPDLHEYASINRAVPQMPTGMEKEEESEHHLQRAISAQQVYGEKRDNMVIPVPEAESNITYYDSLYPGDYKMPKQLIHIQPFSLDTEQPDYDLDSDDEAFVIKLKKKMEISFLQFEEMIDRLEKGSGQQLVSLPEAKLLLKEDDELIKEVFDYWSRKRKNSKANSLIPNVKQEKRDGSSTSDPYVAFRRRTEKMQTRKNRKNDEASYEKMLKLRRDLSRAVTILEMIKRREKSKRELLHLTLEIFEKRNVMSDFGGEVMAEVLAERALVRPQIIPLVPLTNQYRHQDHMDLKDYKSKPEKTEVPRQKRKYEKKQKVLPLSSGTPHHPGPVVFNAKDLNQYDFPSSDDEPFSQLHSGSSEAEEENDPDGAYAFRRKAGCQYYAAHQDRVGSWPWCGPWEDGLAEARFRYSLTTLTMPRRCLGMARRRVGRGGRVLLDRAYTDYDNIFHGLDAEMLDLPLPPSPPPPTTTSRSPATDKFASTSETNTSDRSSSSFNSSLSPSSPCSTDLSQILLNIKSCRWRHFRPRTLPLHELDNAHPLFRRLSRGLKRPVSASTAGGQPYGSQRPGRVVPAPTPIAAFTAEQYQQHQEQLALMQKQQLEQIQLQQQANSTATANSTQGLANTLDQASAQFAASALVTADQLLALKTKEELALGGGVNGVLSPSGVYKGLHLSSTASPSPAAPAPPTTTPTPALLHPCTTTSSTSATSNNNGTAHPANTTNTAATQVLLGNNSLRLGVPTGKRIHAPRTLSTTMSTSALKLAHAATANCQKPKVTTASASPLDIVPRENHEQDKPALNSLSENTVAMEVT
- the LOC110954668 gene encoding enhancer of polycomb homolog 1-like isoform X2 — protein: MVIPVPEAESNITYYDSLYPGDYKMPKQLIHIQPFSLDTEQPDYDLDSDDEAFVIKLKKKMEISFLQFEEMIDRLEKGSGQQLVSLPEAKLLLKEDDELIKEVFDYWSRKRKNSKANSLIPNVKQEKRDGSSTSDPYVAFRRRTEKMQTRKNRKNDEASYEKMLKLRRDLSRAVTILEMIKRREKSKRELLHLTLEIFEKRNVMSDFGGEVMAEVLAERALVRPQIIPLVPLTNQYRHQDHMDLKDYKSKPEKTEVPRQKRKYEKKQKVLPLSSGTPHHPGPVVFNAKDLNQYDFPSSDDEPFSQLHSGSSEAEEENDPDGAYAFRRKAGCQYYAAHQDRVGSWPWCGPWEDGLAEARFRYSLTTLTMPRRCLGMARRRVGRGGRVLLDRAYTDYDNIFHGLDAEMLDLPLPPSPPPPTTTSRSPATDKFASTSETNTSDRSSSSFNSSLSPSSPCSTDLSQILLNIKSCRWRHFRPRTLPLHELDNAHPLFRRLSRGLKRPVSASTAGGQPYGSQRPGRVVPAPTPIAAFTAEQYQQHQEQLALMQKQQLEQIQLQQQANSTATANSTQGLANTLDQASAQFAASALVTADQLLALKTKEELALGGGVNGVLSPSGVYKGLHLSSTASPSPAAPAPPTTTPTPALLHPCTTTSSTSATSNNNGTAHPANTTNTAATQVLLGNNSLRLGVPTGKRIHAPRTLSTTMSTSALKLAHAATANCQKPKVTTASASPLDIVPRENHEQDKPALNSLSENTVAMEVT